From the genome of Campylobacter magnus, one region includes:
- a CDS encoding zinc ribbon domain-containing protein, producing the protein MNSSLEQLVNLSKLDTQIDSYNPKIEAINAKLEAKKGSINALVEKKHEIESSITRLEALISDTNRQIAEQGEKMKKISARSSSLKKEKEIEATQTEETLGKEQLESLNEDIERNEKAVEVKKSDLKELDEKINEANAQLKELENETASSLKEIEDSKKELYKQKDALLAKINQKVLEFYEKIRKWAKNTAVVPMKKQACYGCFMRVNDKTFSEVVHSESITTCPHCGRILYSEINGEEIITEPVVAKKTAAKKTTTKTAAKKPTKKTADESVEE; encoded by the coding sequence ATGAACTCAAGCTTAGAGCAGTTAGTAAATCTTAGCAAACTTGATACGCAAATCGACAGCTACAACCCAAAAATAGAAGCAATAAACGCAAAACTAGAAGCCAAAAAAGGCTCAATAAATGCACTTGTAGAAAAAAAACACGAGATTGAAAGTTCGATTACTCGCTTAGAAGCACTAATAAGCGACACAAATCGCCAAATAGCAGAACAAGGCGAGAAAATGAAAAAAATCTCAGCTCGCTCAAGTTCGCTAAAAAAAGAAAAAGAAATAGAAGCTACTCAAACAGAAGAAACTCTAGGCAAAGAGCAGTTAGAGAGCCTAAATGAAGACATCGAGCGCAATGAAAAAGCAGTAGAGGTAAAAAAATCCGACCTTAAAGAGCTTGATGAGAAAATAAATGAAGCTAATGCCCAGCTAAAAGAGCTTGAAAATGAGACTGCTAGTAGCCTAAAAGAAATCGAAGATAGCAAAAAAGAGCTATATAAACAAAAAGATGCCTTGCTAGCAAAAATAAATCAAAAAGTGCTTGAGTTCTACGAAAAAATCCGCAAATGGGCAAAAAACACAGCTGTGGTGCCTATGAAAAAGCAAGCTTGCTATGGTTGTTTTATGCGTGTAAATGACAAGACCTTTAGCGAAGTGGTGCATAGCGAGAGCATAACTACTTGTCCGCATTGTGGTCGCATACTATATAGCGAGATAAATGGTGAAGAAATAATAACCGAACCAGTAGTAGCCAAAAAGACAGCTGCTAAAAAAACCACTACAAAGACAGCTGCTAAAAAACCTACTAAAAAAACCGCTGATGAGAGCGTAGAAGAGTAG
- a CDS encoding Nif3-like dinuclear metal center hexameric protein translates to MKTAEIYTILDEIAPFSDAESWDNCGVLVDNKDFESITLTLDLDEKILESSENNTLFITHHPLIFKGLKALSSTKFPSSLIFELAKKNCSLIATHTNYDKHALNDFVLSEVLGIKEYEKNGFICEFIWNSSFDELAKKVKNAFEIKHLRVVKSSEHVEKVAFCTGSGADLIGSFKADCFLTGDLKYHTAFEARHDKLSLIDIEHYASEKYFAQSLEKALKKYGISAKIANSLNPFSYM, encoded by the coding sequence GTGAAAACAGCTGAAATTTACACTATTTTAGATGAGATTGCGCCTTTTAGCGATGCTGAGAGTTGGGATAATTGCGGAGTGCTAGTAGATAATAAAGACTTTGAGAGTATCACTCTCACGCTTGATTTAGACGAGAAAATTCTAGAATCTAGCGAGAATAACACGCTTTTTATCACTCATCATCCGCTGATTTTTAAAGGTTTAAAAGCACTTAGTAGCACAAAGTTTCCAAGCTCGCTGATTTTTGAACTAGCAAAGAAGAACTGCTCGCTAATAGCCACGCATACAAACTACGATAAACACGCTCTAAATGACTTTGTGCTAAGTGAAGTTCTAGGCATAAAAGAGTATGAAAAAAATGGCTTTATTTGTGAGTTTATTTGGAACTCCAGCTTTGATGAGCTAGCAAAAAAGGTTAAAAACGCCTTTGAAATAAAGCATTTGCGAGTGGTAAAATCTAGCGAGCATGTAGAAAAAGTAGCCTTTTGTACAGGCTCAGGGGCTGATCTCATCGGCTCGTTTAAAGCTGATTGCTTTTTAACAGGCGATTTGAAATATCACACCGCCTTTGAAGCAAGGCACGATAAACTTAGCCTAATAGACATCGAACACTACGCAAGTGAGAAATATTTCGCACAAAGTTTAGAAAAAGCCTTGAAAAAATACGGAATTTCTGCTAAAATCGCAAATTCTTTAAACCCATTTAGCTATATGTAA
- the glyQ gene encoding glycine--tRNA ligase subunit alpha — MTFSQLILKLQEYWHEQGCLIVQPYDMPAGAGTYHQATFLRSLGKKPWNVAYVAPSRRPTDGRYGENPNRLGAYYQFQVIMKPSPDNIQELYLKSLEHLGLDLAKHDIRFVEDNWESPTLGAWGLGWEVWLDGMEVTQFTYFQQVGGIACDLISAEITYGTERLAMYLQDKDNVYDIIWDDKDGKIVTYGDVHKQGEYEFSKYNFEIANTDMLFAQFNNAKAECKAILEHELALPAYDYCMLAAHTFNVLDARGAISATQRQDYILQIRELAKGCALAYAKSQEK, encoded by the coding sequence ATTACTTTTTCGCAATTAATACTAAAACTACAAGAATACTGGCACGAACAAGGCTGTCTAATCGTCCAACCATATGATATGCCAGCTGGTGCTGGCACTTATCATCAAGCTACTTTTTTGCGCAGCCTTGGCAAAAAGCCGTGGAATGTCGCCTATGTCGCACCTAGCAGACGACCAACTGATGGCAGATACGGCGAAAATCCAAACCGCCTAGGTGCGTATTATCAATTTCAAGTGATAATGAAACCAAGCCCTGATAATATCCAAGAGCTGTATTTAAAGAGCTTGGAGCATTTGGGACTAGATCTAGCTAAACACGATATTCGCTTTGTAGAAGATAACTGGGAGAGCCCGACCCTTGGTGCGTGGGGGCTAGGCTGGGAGGTTTGGCTAGATGGCATGGAAGTTACGCAGTTTACTTACTTTCAGCAAGTTGGCGGTATAGCTTGTGATTTAATCAGCGCAGAGATCACCTACGGCACTGAGCGACTTGCGATGTATTTACAAGATAAAGACAATGTCTATGACATCATTTGGGACGATAAAGATGGCAAAATCGTAACCTACGGCGATGTTCATAAGCAAGGCGAGTATGAGTTTAGCAAATATAACTTTGAAATTGCAAATACTGATATGCTTTTTGCTCAGTTTAATAACGCAAAGGCTGAGTGTAAGGCTATATTAGAGCATGAGTTAGCTTTGCCTGCGTATGATTATTGCATGCTTGCTGCGCATACTTTTAATGTCCTTGATGCTCGTGGTGCGATATCAGCGACCCAGCGCCAAGACTACATACTTCAAATCCGCGAACTTGCCAAAGGCTGCGCGCTAGCCTACGCAAAAAGCCAAGAGAAGTAA
- a CDS encoding RNA degradosome polyphosphate kinase — MDENNVILNRELSWLRFNTRVLAQANKDLPLLERLKFIAIYCTNLDEFYMIRVAGLKSLYAAGVSVEGTMSPLEQLREIRSYLKKEQENLENAYKSIVKGLGAAGLHIKNYEDLSDAEKARADEYFKNYIWPVIVPIAVDSTHPFPHLNNLSFGIAVKLADSEHPEINKFGMVRISRVLPRFWDGKDGVYVPIESIVRNHMEDIFVGYKPVSSCAFRVTRNADMVIEEEEADDFMLILEQGLKTRRKGALVRLQIEQNGDPALLDFLNSHMHIFPKDIYEYDIPLTLGALWQIIGDKEFSHLLFSPYTPKTLPPFDSNTSMFEAIDKGDVLLFHPYESFDPVAQLIKEASKDPKVISIRMTLYRVEKNSNIVQALIDAANDGKQVTAMVELKARFDEENNLHWAKALENAGAHVVYGIAGFKVHAKLSQVIRQDGGKLKFYTHLGTGNYNGSSAKIYTDISYFTCRSDFERDTTTFFHILSGFNKNRRLNNLSMSPMQIKERIIDMIKAEAAQGKNGRIIAKMNALVDEDMIKELCEASSAGVQIDLIVRGICCLRPGVPGKSENIRVRSIIGKYLEHARILYFKHSKPAFYISSADWMPRNLERRLELMTPIYDSTLQNKLGEILRMQLGDNELAFELGSDGEYTPVAPGERRINAQEFFEIYMNKIFSSMKKGNDNDKVQILASKLLKES, encoded by the coding sequence ATGGATGAAAATAATGTAATTTTAAATAGAGAGCTTAGCTGGCTTAGGTTTAATACTCGTGTGCTAGCGCAGGCCAATAAAGACCTTCCGCTTTTAGAGCGTTTGAAGTTTATTGCGATTTATTGCACGAATCTTGATGAGTTTTATATGATCCGTGTAGCAGGGCTAAAAAGTCTATATGCAGCTGGTGTGAGCGTAGAGGGGACGATGAGTCCGCTAGAACAGCTCCGCGAGATCCGCAGCTACCTTAAAAAAGAGCAAGAAAACCTAGAAAATGCCTACAAAAGCATAGTAAAAGGCTTGGGTGCCGCTGGACTTCATATCAAAAACTACGAGGATCTTAGCGATGCTGAGAAGGCTAGGGCTGATGAGTATTTTAAAAACTACATTTGGCCTGTGATAGTGCCGATTGCTGTTGATAGCACGCATCCTTTTCCGCACCTAAATAACCTTAGCTTTGGCATAGCTGTTAAGCTAGCTGATAGCGAGCATCCTGAGATAAATAAATTTGGCATGGTGCGAATTAGCCGAGTTCTCCCTCGCTTTTGGGACGGCAAGGACGGCGTTTATGTGCCTATTGAGAGCATTGTTAGAAATCATATGGAAGACATTTTTGTTGGCTACAAGCCTGTTAGCTCGTGCGCATTTCGTGTAACTCGCAACGCTGATATGGTAATCGAAGAAGAAGAAGCAGATGATTTTATGCTGATTTTAGAGCAGGGGCTTAAAACTCGCCGCAAGGGAGCTCTTGTTCGCTTGCAAATTGAGCAAAACGGCGATCCAGCCTTGCTAGATTTTCTTAACTCTCACATGCATATTTTCCCAAAAGATATCTATGAGTATGATATCCCGCTCACCCTTGGGGCTCTTTGGCAGATCATCGGTGATAAGGAGTTTTCCCACCTACTATTTAGCCCTTATACACCAAAGACCCTGCCGCCTTTTGATAGCAATACTTCTATGTTTGAGGCTATTGACAAGGGAGATGTGTTATTATTTCATCCTTATGAGAGCTTTGATCCAGTTGCTCAGCTCATCAAAGAAGCTAGCAAAGACCCAAAGGTCATATCGATTCGCATGACTCTTTACCGCGTGGAGAAAAACTCAAATATCGTCCAAGCTCTAATAGATGCAGCAAACGATGGCAAGCAAGTAACTGCAATGGTCGAGCTAAAAGCTAGATTTGATGAAGAAAACAACCTTCACTGGGCAAAAGCACTAGAAAATGCTGGCGCGCATGTGGTGTATGGGATTGCTGGCTTTAAGGTTCATGCTAAGCTAAGTCAGGTTATCCGCCAAGACGGCGGCAAGCTGAAGTTCTACACGCACCTTGGCACTGGCAACTACAACGGCAGCAGCGCAAAAATCTATACTGATATTAGCTACTTTACTTGTCGCAGTGATTTTGAGCGTGATACGACTACATTTTTTCACATTTTATCAGGATTTAACAAAAACCGCCGCCTAAATAATCTCTCAATGTCGCCTATGCAAATCAAAGAGCGCATTATAGATATGATAAAAGCAGAGGCCGCACAAGGCAAAAACGGCAGGATAATTGCCAAAATGAACGCCCTTGTAGATGAGGATATGATAAAAGAGCTTTGCGAGGCTAGCTCTGCTGGCGTTCAAATCGATCTTATCGTGCGAGGTATCTGCTGTCTGCGCCCTGGTGTGCCAGGCAAAAGCGAAAATATCCGTGTCCGCTCAATCATCGGTAAATACTTAGAGCACGCACGCATACTATACTTCAAGCACTCTAAGCCAGCATTTTATATAAGCTCGGCTGATTGGATGCCAAGAAACCTTGAGCGCCGCTTAGAGCTAATGACGCCGATATATGATAGCACGCTACAAAACAAGCTTGGCGAGATACTTCGCATGCAGCTAGGCGATAACGAGCTAGCCTTTGAGCTTGGCAGTGATGGTGAGTACACGCCAGTAGCCCCTGGCGAGCGCAGGATAAACGCGCAAGAGTTTTTCGAAATCTATATGAATAAAATCTTTAGCTCAATGAAAAAAGGCAACGACAACGACAAAGTCCAAATCCTAGCTAGCAAACTGCTAAAAGAGAGCTAA
- a CDS encoding DarT ssDNA thymidine ADP-ribosyltransferase family protein, whose translation MAIYQVDNTINQIPLKNGYVYCISSIHNIKSILEHGFRTPKKLQTQFAQLINNKPLDEYICFYFNPRNSLLYSRQKTYGDDIVILEIKKDVLLLNNVIFTNKSVKASNFFFADEIKDLLNPNFINWDEVFATSWNDANENVKNEKKFKMMAEVLVPDMVPSAMIAGIVCQNPRVCEKVTRILNNNSINISWNSSLFFNDSSDTTANQKREFKYHPQTKDELQALVDNEDIYLGDIDTGAITDMSDFFKGYEHFEVIINERENFDGIELWNVGNVSNMNYMFCGCKNFNQPLNSWNVRNVTDMGCMFSNCENFNQPLNSWNVSNVTSMGFMFSGCDIDEKNSPNFTQKQKDKAFMAPYDDVF comes from the coding sequence ATGGCTATATATCAAGTTGATAATACAATAAACCAAATACCACTAAAAAATGGCTATGTGTATTGCATAAGTAGTATTCATAATATAAAAAGTATTTTAGAACATGGATTTCGCACACCAAAGAAATTACAAACACAGTTTGCTCAGCTTATAAATAATAAGCCTTTAGATGAATATATTTGCTTTTATTTTAATCCAAGAAATTCACTGCTTTATTCAAGACAAAAAACTTATGGCGATGATATAGTTATTTTAGAGATTAAAAAAGATGTTTTACTTTTAAATAATGTAATTTTTACCAATAAAAGCGTTAAAGCAAGTAATTTTTTCTTTGCTGATGAAATAAAAGATTTGCTTAATCCTAACTTTATTAACTGGGATGAAGTCTTTGCTACTTCTTGGAATGATGCTAACGAAAATGTAAAAAATGAAAAGAAATTTAAGATGATGGCAGAAGTTTTGGTGCCAGATATGGTGCCAAGTGCTATGATAGCTGGTATAGTGTGCCAAAATCCTAGAGTATGCGAAAAAGTAACTAGAATTCTCAATAATAATTCTATAAATATAAGTTGGAATTCTAGCTTGTTTTTTAATGATTCTAGCGATACTACAGCAAATCAAAAAAGAGAGTTTAAATATCATCCACAAACAAAAGATGAGTTGCAAGCACTTGTAGATAATGAAGATATTTATTTGGGAGATATTGATACTGGCGCGATTACTGATATGAGTGATTTTTTTAAAGGTTATGAACATTTTGAAGTTATAATAAATGAAAGAGAAAATTTTGATGGCATAGAGCTTTGGAATGTCGGTAATGTAAGCAATATGAATTATATGTTTTGTGGCTGTAAAAATTTTAATCAACCATTAAATTCTTGGAATGTACGTAATGTAACCGATATGGGCTGTATGTTTAGCAATTGTGAAAATTTTAATCAACCATTAAATTCTTGGAATGTCAGTAATGTAACTAGTATGGGCTTTATGTTTTCGGGCTGTGATATAGATGAGAAAAATTCGCCGAATTTTACACAAAAACAAAAAGACAAAGCTTTTATGGCACCATACGATGATGTATTTTAA
- a CDS encoding NAD(P)H-dependent glycerol-3-phosphate dehydrogenase, whose product MANIAVIGAGAWGSALNYALGVKNTSANASATGRKNSELISLDDALKSEYIVFAIATQNTREFLKKNSSKISKNAKILVAQKGIETSTGAFLHEIFSEFFDSKNLAFLSGPSFASEVEKNLPCAVVVSAFDESLSRQWAEFFPPFMKSYESSDVIGTEICGAYKNVIAIAGGICDGMGLGNNARASLMARGLVEMARFGQAFGAKIESFLGLSGAGDLFLSASSELSRNFRVGKMLAKGADLATILEHLGEVAEGVPTAHAVVNISAKNGIYTPIANQISQVINGKDVRQALADLLKKN is encoded by the coding sequence ATGGCAAATATCGCAGTTATCGGTGCTGGGGCGTGGGGGTCTGCGCTAAATTATGCTCTTGGCGTGAAAAATACTAGCGCAAACGCCTCAGCTACTGGGCGAAAAAATAGCGAGCTAATAAGCTTAGATGATGCGCTAAAAAGCGAATATATCGTCTTTGCTATAGCTACACAAAACACAAGAGAATTCCTTAAAAAAAATAGCTCTAAAATAAGCAAAAACGCAAAAATTCTAGTAGCACAAAAAGGCATAGAAACTAGCACTGGTGCTTTTTTGCACGAGATTTTTAGTGAGTTTTTTGATAGCAAAAATCTAGCCTTTTTAAGCGGACCTAGCTTTGCTAGCGAGGTGGAGAAAAATCTGCCTTGTGCGGTGGTGGTTTCAGCCTTTGATGAGAGTCTTTCTAGGCAGTGGGCGGAGTTTTTTCCGCCTTTTATGAAGTCTTATGAGAGTAGCGATGTCATAGGCACTGAAATTTGCGGTGCGTATAAAAATGTAATCGCAATAGCAGGTGGAATCTGCGATGGTATGGGGCTTGGCAATAACGCTAGGGCAAGCTTGATGGCTCGTGGGCTAGTTGAGATGGCACGCTTTGGGCAGGCTTTTGGGGCGAAAATTGAGAGCTTTTTGGGACTTAGTGGCGCAGGAGATCTTTTTCTTTCAGCTTCAAGTGAGCTTTCGCGCAATTTTAGAGTTGGCAAAATGCTAGCAAAAGGAGCTGATCTTGCTACTATTTTAGAGCATTTGGGTGAGGTAGCTGAGGGTGTACCAACAGCGCATGCGGTGGTTAATATTTCAGCCAAAAATGGCATTTATACGCCAATTGCCAATCAAATATCTCAGGTCATAAACGGCAAAGATGTAAGGCAGGCCCTAGCAGATTTGCTAAAAAAGAATTAA
- the gatB gene encoding Asp-tRNA(Asn)/Glu-tRNA(Gln) amidotransferase subunit GatB codes for MFETIIGLEVHCQLNTKTKIFCSCSTKFGDEPNANTCPVCLALPGALPVLNKEALAKAASFGFAVNAKVNQKSNFDRKNYFYPDLPKAYQISQWTTPVVENGELFITTESGEKRIGITRAHLEEDAGKNNHLASSSAVDLNRCGTPLLEIVSEPDMRSSDEAVAYLKKLHSILRFLNISDANMQEGSFRCDVNVSIRPAGDPKLYTRVEIKNLNSFRFIQKAIEYEVERQKVAWEDGKYESEVVQETRLFDTNKLITKPMRSKEEAAEYRYFPDPDLLPAVLSDEMMAAARNLPELPDEKKARYVNELGLKPYDAGVIVSSYEMARYFENLIAANISPKLCVTWLCVELLGRLKNGVTIETSPVNSAKMAELLKAIEEGTISANAAKKVLDELVANENAQVEAVIDKLGLKQVSDDGAIIAIIDAVLSANAEKVAEYKSGKDKLFGFFVGQVMKEGKGAFNPAKVNELLKGKLG; via the coding sequence ATGTTTGAGACTATAATAGGACTTGAAGTCCATTGCCAGCTAAATACCAAAACTAAGATATTTTGCAGCTGTTCTACAAAGTTTGGCGATGAGCCAAATGCCAATACTTGCCCGGTTTGCCTAGCTCTGCCAGGTGCCTTGCCTGTGCTAAATAAAGAAGCCCTAGCAAAGGCGGCTAGTTTTGGCTTTGCTGTAAATGCTAAGGTAAATCAAAAGTCAAATTTTGATAGAAAAAATTATTTTTACCCAGATTTGCCAAAAGCCTATCAAATCTCGCAGTGGACGACACCTGTGGTAGAAAATGGCGAGCTTTTTATCACCACTGAAAGTGGCGAAAAGCGCATAGGCATAACTAGGGCTCACCTTGAAGAAGACGCTGGAAAAAACAATCACCTAGCAAGCTCAAGCGCTGTGGATCTAAACCGCTGCGGCACTCCACTGCTAGAAATCGTAAGCGAGCCTGATATGCGCAGCAGCGATGAGGCGGTGGCGTATTTAAAAAAGCTTCATAGCATTTTGCGCTTTTTAAATATAAGCGATGCGAACATGCAAGAAGGAAGTTTTCGCTGCGATGTGAATGTAAGCATACGCCCTGCAGGTGATCCTAAGCTCTATACACGCGTGGAGATAAAAAATCTTAACTCATTTCGCTTTATCCAAAAAGCAATAGAATACGAAGTAGAGCGTCAAAAAGTAGCGTGGGAGGATGGCAAGTATGAGAGCGAAGTAGTCCAAGAAACAAGGCTTTTTGATACAAATAAGCTAATAACTAAGCCTATGCGTAGCAAAGAAGAGGCCGCTGAGTATAGATATTTTCCAGATCCAGACTTGCTACCTGCGGTGCTAAGCGATGAGATGATGGCAGCTGCTCGCAACCTGCCAGAACTACCTGATGAGAAAAAGGCTAGATATGTAAATGAGCTTGGCTTAAAGCCTTATGATGCTGGTGTGATCGTATCTAGCTATGAGATGGCAAGATACTTTGAGAATCTAATCGCTGCTAATATTTCACCAAAACTCTGCGTAACTTGGCTGTGCGTGGAGCTTTTGGGACGCTTAAAAAACGGCGTGACAATAGAAACTAGCCCAGTAAATAGTGCTAAAATGGCTGAGCTTTTAAAAGCGATAGAAGAGGGCACAATAAGCGCAAATGCTGCTAAAAAGGTGCTTGATGAGCTTGTGGCTAATGAAAACGCACAAGTAGAGGCTGTGATAGATAAGCTTGGACTCAAACAAGTAAGCGACGATGGCGCAATAATCGCTATCATAGATGCTGTCCTAAGCGCAAATGCTGAAAAAGTGGCTGAGTATAAAAGTGGCAAAGATAAGCTCTTTGGATTTTTTGTAGGGCAGGTGATGAAAGAGGGCAAAGGCGCCTTCAACCCAGCAAAAGTAAATGAACTGCTAAAAGGCAAGCTGGGGTAG
- a CDS encoding GDSL-type esterase/lipase family protein — MNKILASFYTFLGLFAALLLVACTQKIIAENKSSDEMLAKKELKRLNISQNGRGVKFFGDSHVASGAMVAAFRDEYFAASVGSAGFVPAAVSKYHAHSELSFESNGFEILNSRRDKYDDYALCGVVAKADENATMSLKLKKLKGLFGVEILHKFSQSGEIFALKDANAKEYKITQKSPDIWEYSTFALSFPLEIKALKNGAELGGYKIYQKGDFVDFCAANGAYSSISAKWSDEAWSRDFAGFDYELFILAYGTNDALDKDFSESGFYNSMKSLIAKLKSASKNAKLVLVTPPPSPKIKKMPLVISALKRLARDENAIFVDTRAFVESSGGWKSWRKNKLVSRDNLHLSHDGYKKIGAFIAKSVKNEMKN, encoded by the coding sequence TTGAATAAGATTTTAGCTAGTTTTTATACGTTTTTGGGGCTTTTTGCCGCGCTTTTGCTAGTAGCTTGTACGCAAAAAATCATAGCTGAAAATAAGAGTAGCGATGAAATGCTAGCTAAAAAAGAGCTAAAAAGGCTAAATATTAGCCAAAATGGTCGTGGAGTGAAGTTTTTTGGCGATTCGCATGTGGCAAGTGGGGCGATGGTAGCAGCGTTTAGAGATGAGTATTTTGCTGCTAGCGTGGGCTCAGCAGGCTTTGTGCCAGCTGCTGTAAGCAAGTATCATGCCCACTCTGAGCTAAGCTTTGAGAGTAACGGCTTTGAGATTTTGAATTCAAGGCGTGATAAATACGATGACTACGCACTTTGTGGCGTGGTGGCAAAAGCTGATGAGAACGCTACAATGTCTTTAAAACTAAAAAAGCTAAAAGGGCTTTTTGGGGTGGAGATTTTACATAAATTTAGCCAAAGTGGCGAAATTTTTGCTCTAAAAGATGCTAACGCCAAAGAGTATAAAATCACACAAAAAAGCCCTGATATCTGGGAGTATAGCACCTTTGCGCTTAGCTTTCCGCTTGAAATAAAAGCTCTTAAAAATGGCGCAGAACTTGGCGGATATAAAATCTATCAAAAGGGTGATTTTGTGGATTTTTGCGCCGCAAATGGAGCTTACTCAAGCATAAGCGCAAAGTGGAGCGATGAGGCGTGGAGCAGGGACTTTGCTGGCTTTGACTATGAGCTTTTTATTTTAGCATATGGCACAAACGATGCGCTAGATAAAGACTTTAGCGAAAGTGGCTTTTATAACTCAATGAAAAGTTTAATTGCTAAGCTAAAAAGTGCTTCAAAAAACGCTAAACTCGTCCTTGTCACCCCACCACCTAGCCCAAAAATAAAGAAAATGCCTTTGGTAATAAGTGCTCTAAAACGCCTAGCCAGAGATGAAAATGCGATTTTTGTGGATACTAGAGCTTTTGTAGAAAGTAGCGGTGGCTGGAAGAGCTGGCGCAAAAACAAGCTTGTTAGCCGTGATAACCTACACCTAAGCCACGATGGATATAAAAAAATCGGTGCTTTTATCGCAAAAAGTGTGAAAAATGAGATGAAAAACTAG
- a CDS encoding SGNH/GDSL hydrolase family protein, whose translation MFRFVLVNILMLVVLVFFTQNSLIFYIEQRFHSSFGLDELLKGTEFSKGAEIFRAFGVFVDTSANVIFENNSQSADTAVFETNKQNDGEANITNDIIPFDDNITINIRASAQISDENISADTATIEQSPDDKIVLKQGDSVLITGDSMMQYIGMIASQNYPKLGLKVLDLSKQSTGLLYKKSHNWAQVIKDTLAQNKDIKLLVMLIGANDPWGRSINGKFYELNSSEWREFYARRVDEIYKIAKASNVKVLWLSLPCMQKTDYAKKIELLNEIYKSVSEQNGQFFINTSEHLCQNDNFLTHLNINGKRSKIRQDDGIHISKIGSQILADEILKRIEIE comes from the coding sequence ATGTTTAGGTTTGTTTTAGTAAATATTTTAATGCTTGTGGTGCTAGTTTTTTTCACACAAAACTCGCTGATTTTTTATATAGAACAAAGATTTCATAGCTCTTTTGGGCTTGATGAGCTTTTAAAGGGCACGGAATTTAGCAAGGGAGCAGAGATTTTTAGGGCTTTTGGTGTGTTTGTTGATACTAGCGCAAATGTTATTTTTGAAAATAATAGCCAAAGCGCTGATACCGCTGTCTTTGAGACAAATAAACAAAATGATGGCGAAGCAAATATCACTAACGATATAATACCTTTTGATGATAATATAACAATAAATATAAGAGCTAGCGCCCAAATAAGCGATGAAAATATTAGCGCAGATACTGCTACTATAGAGCAAAGTCCAGATGATAAAATAGTGCTTAAACAAGGTGATAGCGTGCTAATCACAGGCGATAGCATGATGCAATACATCGGCATGATAGCTAGCCAAAACTACCCAAAACTAGGGCTAAAAGTGCTTGATCTAAGCAAGCAAAGCACAGGGCTACTATATAAAAAATCTCATAACTGGGCGCAGGTTATAAAAGATACTCTAGCTCAAAATAAAGATATAAAGCTACTTGTGATGCTAATAGGCGCAAATGATCCGTGGGGACGCAGTATAAATGGTAAGTTTTATGAGCTAAACTCGAGTGAGTGGAGGGAGTTTTATGCTAGGCGTGTGGATGAAATCTATAAAATCGCCAAAGCTAGTAATGTAAAGGTGCTGTGGCTAAGCCTGCCTTGTATGCAAAAAACTGACTATGCGAAAAAAATAGAGCTTTTAAATGAAATTTACAAAAGTGTAAGCGAACAAAATGGGCAGTTTTTCATAAATACTAGCGAGCATCTTTGCCAAAATGATAATTTTCTTACTCATTTAAACATAAATGGCAAACGCTCTAAAATCCGCCAAGATGATGGAATTCACATAAGCAAAATAGGCTCGCAAATCCTAGCTGATGAAATACTAAAAAGGATAGAAATTGAATAA